One window from the genome of Solea solea chromosome 2, fSolSol10.1, whole genome shotgun sequence encodes:
- the LOC131453234 gene encoding corepressor interacting with RBPJ 1-like, which produces MPGSPGRHGRCHGGRKDHSPGRKKKHGCKGGKGKPKHKKGRHSAGHKHQKCHKKGKSCHGSDSSSCSSSSSSSSSSSSSSDE; this is translated from the exons ATGCCAGGAAGTCCAG GACGTCACGGCCGCTGCCATGGTGGCCGCAAGGACCACAGCCCCGGTCGGAAGAAGAAGCATGGATGCAAGGGGGGCAAGGGCAAGCCCAAGCACAAGAAAGGCAGGCACAGTGCGGGCCACAAGCACCAAAAGTGTCACAAGAAGGGCAAGAGCTGTCATGGG TCTgacagcagctcctgcagctcctcctcctcctcctcctcctcctcctcctccagcagtgATGAGTGA
- the LOC131474854 gene encoding heterogeneous nuclear ribonucleoprotein M-like produces the protein MEAKVMDQEMVVDVNMDMGMDTMNMGMGMGMDTMGIGMDVGTMGIGMDVGTMGMDTMGMVMDPMNMNMGMGTMGMGMGMGTMGMVMDPMNMNMGMGTMGMGMGMGTMGMVMDPMNMNMGMGMGMDMGMGMGTMGMDPMNMGMGTMGMDPMNMDMDMDPMDMDMDIVMAIVTSKMGRVMGRPAAPAAAAAAAAVTLTSFHLDAFICPLLTIYLFKKQSNLHSKLFVFLHSGYYIQCKMLKLFIIKAIHLHTASSLYSVFDLSSGTLSISVH, from the exons ATGGAGGCCAAGGTCATGGACCAGGAAATGGTTGTGGATGTGAACATGGACATGGGCATGGACACCATGAACATGGGCATGGGCATGGGCATGGACACCATGGGCATAGGCATGGACGTGGGCACCATGGGCATAGGCATGGACGTGGGCACCATGGGCATGGACACCATGGGCATGGTCATGGACcccatgaacatgaacatgggCATGGGCACCATGGGCATGGGCATGGGCATGGGCACCATGGGCATGGTCATGGACcccatgaacatgaacatgggCATGGGCACCATGGGCATGGGCATGGGCATGGGCACCATGGGCATGGTCATGGACcccatgaacatgaacatgggCATGGGCATGGGCATGGACATGGGCATGGGCATGGGCACCATGGGCATGGACCCCATGAACATGGGCATGGGCACCATGGGCATGGACCCCAtgaacatggacatggacatggaccccatggacatggacatggacatagTCATGGCCATTGTGACAAGCAAGATGGGACGTGTCATGGG tcgtccagcagctcctgcagcagcagcagcagcagcagcagtgactctGACTAGTTTCCACCTGGACGCCTTCATCTGCCCACTGCTGACCATTTACTTAttcaaaaaacaatcaaacttaCATTCtaaactgtttgtgtttttacactcAGGATATTATATACAGTGCAAAATGCTGAAACTGTTTATCATAAAAGCAATTCATCTCCACACTGCCTCGTCCCTTTATTCTGTATTTGACCTGAGCTCAGGTACTCTATCTATCAGTGTTCACTGA
- the LOC131443634 gene encoding zinc transporter 7-like produces the protein MYPHNQGNQYPGYPQQPGGYPQHPPGGVPPTCPPGPHGPQGGYPGYGPGPGCGQGQGHGHGHGHGHGHSHGHGHGHDHGHGHGHGHDHGHGPCHQGHGQHGFKHKHKHGHKHGKCHKKGKNCHGSSSSSCSSDSD, from the exons ATGTACCCACACAACCAAG GAAACCAGTACCCTGGCTATCCTCAACAGCCAGGGGGTTACCCTCAACACCCTCCAGGCGGTGTCCCACCAACCTGCCCTCCTGGACCCCACGGTCCACAGGGAGGATACCCCGGATACGGGCCTGGGCCTGGCTGTGGACAAGGTCAGGGCCATGGCCACGGCCACGGTCACGGCCACGGCCACAGTCACGGCCACGGCCACGGCCACGATCACGGTCACGGCCACGGCCACGGTCACGATCACGGTCATGGCCCCTGTCATCAGGGCCACGGACAACACGGCTTCAAGCACAAGCACAAGCATGGTCACAAGCATGGCAAGTGCCACAAGAAAGGAAAGAACTGTCACGGG TCCTCTAGCAGCTCCTGCAGCAGTGACTCGGACTAG
- the hibch gene encoding 3-hydroxyisobutyryl-CoA hydrolase, mitochondrial has translation MSLTTLTSIYRLRSLCRLQRIQGHMMSSQVEPEVLLEKVARAGVITLNRPKALNALNLPMVRQIYPQLKKWENDDDIDIVLIKGAGVKAFCAGGDIRAVTEAGKAGDSLAQDFFREEYILNNAIGSYRKPYIALIDGITMGGGVGLSVHGRFQVATEKTLFAMPETAIGLFPDVGGGHFLPRLRGKLGLFLALTGFRLKGRDVQRAGVATHFVESKKIPDLEKDLVDLKSPSTEDISRVLDTYQNQSDLDAEKPFVLEKHVSDIDRLFSSSSVEGIMQNLKADGSEFANKQAEMLSKMSPMSLKMTYKQLQAGASLSLQDVLVMEYRLSQACMRGHDFYEGVRAVLVDRDQNPKWKPSKLEEVSEQSLEQCFASLGEKDLTF, from the exons aTGTCCTTAACCACTTTAACCTCCATATACAG ACTGAGGTCTCTCTGCAGACTGCAGCGAATCCAGGGACACATG ATGTCGAGTCAAGTGGAACCAGAGGTTCTCCTGGAGAAAGTGGCCAGAGCAGGTGTGATCACTCTGAACCGACCCAAAGCCCTGAACGCCCTCAACCTGCCCATGGTCCGTCAAATCTACCCTCAGCTGAAG AAATGGGAAAATGACGATGATATCGACATTGTCCTAATCAAAGGAGCAGGCGTGAAAGCTTTCTGTGCTGGTGGAGACATCAGAG CGGTCACAGAAGCAGGGAAAGCCGGGGACTCTCTGGCACAGGACTTTTTCCGTGAAGAATACATTCTCAACAATGCTATTG GATCGTACAGGAAGCCGTATATCGCCCTTATTGATGGAATAACGATGGGAGGG GGCGTTGGTCTGTCTGTTCATGGGCGGTTTCAAGTGGCCACTGAGAAGACGCTGTTTGCAATGCCGGAGACTGCCATAG ggcTTTTCCCTGATGTGGGAGGTGGCCATTTCCTGCCAAGGCTCCGCGGCAAGTTGGGTCTGTTCCTGGCTTTGACCGGCTTCCGCCTCAAGGGACGCGATGTGCAGAGAGCTGGAGTCGCCACACACTTTGTAGAGTCGAAGAAG ATCCCAGACCTGGAGAAAGACCTGGTGGATTTAAAGTCTCCTTCTACTGAAGACATCAGCAGAGTGTTGGACACCTACCAGAACCAG AGTGATCTCGATGCTGAGAAGCCTTTTGTCCTGGAGAAGCACGTGTCTGATATTGACAG GTTGTTCAGCTCCAGCAGTGTGGAAGGAATAATGCAGAACCTGAAAGCCGATGGCTCCGAGTTCGCAAACAAACAGGCCGAG atgttgtccaaaatgtctccCATGTCCCTGAAGATGACCTACAAGCAGCTGCAGGCGGGAGCCTCTCTGAGCCTGCAGGACGTGTTGGTGATGGAGTATCGACTGTCTCAGGCCTGCATG aGGGGCCATGACTTCTATGAGGGTGTAAGAGCCG TGCTGGTCGACCGGGACCAGAATCCCAAGTGGAAGCCGTCAAAGCTGGAGGAGGTTTCTGAGCAGAGCTTGGAGCAGTGCTTTGCCTCACTGGGAGAGAAGGACCTAACGTTCTGA